The following proteins are co-located in the Solanum pennellii chromosome 8, SPENNV200 genome:
- the LOC107028654 gene encoding kinesin-like protein KIN-UB isoform X2, which translates to MSMAYRNGTLPKGALKVDRPLSMNSSTKSSASFKSKTVGHTPVTGPRRKSTGSVGNSAANTKDSTSVSGRVRVAVRLRPRNAEEMVSDADFADCVELQPELKRLKLRRNNWDSDTYEFDEVLTEFASQKRVYEVVAKPVVESVLDGYNGTVMAYGQTGTGKTYTLGRLGEEDTADRGIMVRAMEDILSEITPEKDSISVSYFQLYMESIQDLLDPVNDNISIVEDPKTGDVSLPGATTVDIRDQKSFLELLRVGEAHRFAANTKLNTESSRSHAMLMVHVERSVKGRDSVISSENGTTSHTAKAFKPPVVRKSKLVVVDLAGSERIDKSGSEAHTLEEAKSINLSLSALGKCINALAENSAHVPVRDSKLTRLLRDSFGGTARTSLVITIGPSPRHRGETASTIMFGQRAMKVENMLKIKEEFDYKSLSRRLEMQLDKQIAEHERQQKGFKDDIERIAQEAQVRITEAEKGYAEALERERLQYQNDYMDAIRKLEEQWAANKQKHENEKAKSSVLSASMEVAELKKLFEKETISRKAAEEEIDNLKNQLAQWKRSEAAGNSEILKLRKMLEDEKCQKAKLEEEIAVLQSQLLQLSFEADETRRNLDRGETEKLPGTLDSPIPPFMHQHLGDSGVGEKASMAKLFEQVGLQKILSLLESEDADVQIHAVKVVANLAAEEANQERIVKAGGLKSLLTLLRSSNDETIHRVAAGAIANLAMNETNQELIMSQGGISLLSVTAAKAEDPQTLRMVAGAIANLCGNEKLQPKLRGEGGVKALQGMVRSRHPDVLAQVARGIANFAKCESRAYTQGSKTGKSLLIEDGTLPWIVQNANNEASPIRRHIELALCHLAQHEVNAKDMIKGGALWELVRISRDCSRDDIRTLAYRTLTSSPSFQAELKRLRIDYGRSSEAPELNWSMPPVKHGRVFVCLS; encoded by the exons TTTCAGGACGTGTTAGAGTTGCAGTAAGACTTCGTCCTCGAAATGCAGAGGAGATGGTGTCTGATGCTGATTTTGCTGATTGTGTGGAGTTGCAGCCTGAG CTCAAAAGGCTTAAACTTCGAAGGAATAACTGGGATTCAGACACCTATGAATTCGATGAAGTGCTTACAGAATTTGCTTCACAAAAGCGTGTTTACGAAGTAGTGGCCAAACCTGTGGTTGAG AGTGTTCTGGATGGTTATAATGGAACAGTCATGGCATACGGGCAGACTGGGACAGGAAAAACCTACACTCTTGGACGACTCGGTGAAGAGGACACTGCTGATCGAGGGATTATGGTTCGTGCAATGGAGGATATTCTTTCCGAAATAACACCAGAGAAAGATTCTATCTCTGTATCTTATTTTCAG CTTTATATGGAGAGTATTCAGGATCTCCTAGACCCAGTGAACGACAACATATCAATTGTTGAAGATCCCAAAACTGGAGATGTTTCATTACCTGGGGCTACTACAGTGGATATCAGAGACCAGAAGAGTTTCCTTGAACTCCTTCGCGTGGGTGAAGCTCATCGTTTTGCTGCTAACACTAAATTAAACACAGAATCTTCACGAAGCCATGCTATGCTGATG GTACATGTTGAAAGGTCTGTCAAGGGAAGAGATTCTGTTATTTCATCTGAAAACGGGACTACTTCTCACACAGCGAAAGCATTCAAGCCACCTGTTGTGAGGAAAAGCAAACTAGTTGTTGTGGATCTTGCTGGTTCAGAGCGCATCGACAAATCAG GAAGTGAAGCACATACGCTGGAGGAAGCTAAGTCCATTAATCTCTCCTTGAGTGCATTAGGAAAATGTATCAATGCGTTAGCAGAGAATAGTGCTCATGTTCCAGTTCGTGACTCAAAGCTCACAAGGTTGCTTCGAGATTCATTTGGAG GTACAGCAAGAACTTCATTGGTTATCACGATAGGTCCATCTCCGCGTCATCGAGGAGAGACGGCAAGCACCATAATGTTTGGACAGAGG GCTATGAAGGTGGAGAATATGTTGAAGATTAAGGAAGAGTTTGACTACAAAAGTTTGTCCAGAAGGCTTGAAATGCAGCTAGACAAACAAATTGCAGAACATGAAAGGCAGCAGAAAGGATTTAAGGATGATATTGAGAGGATTGCCCAAGAAGCTCAGGTTCGAATTACTGAAGCTGAAAAAGGTTATGCAGAAGCACTGGAG AGGGAAAGGTTGCAGTACCAGAATGATTATATGGATGCAATAAGAAAGCTAGAGGAGCAATGGGCAGCAAATAAACAAAAGCATGAAAATGAAAAGGCCAAG TCATCAGTGCTCTCTGCTTCTATGGAAGTTGCCGAGCTTAAAAAGTTGTTTGAAAAAGAAACTATTTCAAGGAAAGCTGCAGAAGAGGAAATTGACAATCTTAAAAATCAACTAGCACAATGGAAAAGGTCAGAG GCTGCTGGAAATTCTGAGATTTTAAAGCTGCGGAAAATGCTAGAAGATGAAAAATGTCAGAAAgcaaagcttgaagaagaaattgCAGTACTACAAAGTCAGCTGTTGCAATTAAGTTTTGAAGCTGATGAg ACTAGGAGGAATCTTGATAGAGGAGAGACTGAAAAGCTGCCAGGTACTCTAGATTCTCCAATTCCTCCATTTATGCATCAGCACCTAGGAGATTCAGGAGTTGGAGAGAAGGCCTCAATGGCAAAACTGTTTGAACAAG TGGGCCTCCAAAAGATattgtcattacttgaatcagAAGATGCCGATGTGCAGATTCATGCTGTGAAAGTTGTAGCGAACCTGGCGGCCGAAG AGGCAAACCAGGAGAGAATTGTAAAAGCTGGCGGTCTTAAATCTCTGTTAACTCTTCTTAGAAGCTCCAATGATGAGACGATTCACAGAGTTGCGGCTGGTGCAATTGCAAATCTTGCTATGAACG AGACAAATCAGGAGCTCATCATGTCTCAAGGAGGCATTAGTTTGTTATCAGTCACAGCAGCCAAAGCCGAAGATCCTCAAACCCTTCGCATGGTTGCCGGGGCCATTGCTAACCTCTGTGGAAATG AAAAGTTACAACCAAAGCTACGAGGGGAAGGTGGAGTTAAGGCGCTACAAGGGATGGTCAGATCCCGACATCCTGATGTTCTGGCTCAAGTTGCTCGTGGAATTGCcaattttgcaaaatgtgaatcAAGAGCATACACTCAAG GAAGCAAGACAGGAAAGTCTCTCCTTATTGAAGATGGAACCCTTCCATGGATTGTACAGAATGCTAATAATGAGGCGTCTCCAATAAGGCGTCATATTGAGCTGGCACTATGCCATTTAGCACAACATG AAGTAAATGCAAAGGATATGATCAAGGGAGGTGCCTTGTGGGAGCTTGTTCGTATATCCAGAGATTGTTCACGAGATGACATAAGGACTCTTGCATATCGCACTCTAACCTCCAGCCCAAGTTTCCAGGCAGAGTTGAAACGCCTGAGGATAGATTATG GGCGAAGTTCAGAGGCTCCGGAGCTCAATTGGTCGATGCCGCCCGTCAAACACGGCCGCGTATTTGTG TGTTTGTCCTAG
- the LOC107028654 gene encoding kinesin-like protein KIN-UB isoform X3, giving the protein MSMAYRNGTLPKGALKVDRPLSMNSSTKSSASFKSKTVGHTPVTGPRRKSTGSVGNSAANTKDSTSVSGRVRVAVRLRPRNAEEMVSDADFADCVELQPELKRLKLRRNNWDSDTYEFDEVLTEFASQKRVYEVVAKPVVESVLDGYNGTVMAYGQTGTGKTYTLGRLGEEDTADRGIMVRAMEDILSEITPEKDSISVSYFQLYMESIQDLLDPVNDNISIVEDPKTGDVSLPGATTVDIRDQKSFLELLRVGEAHRFAANTKLNTESSRSHAMLMVHVERSVKGRDSVISSENGTTSHTAKAFKPPVVRKSKLVVVDLAGSERIDKSGSEAHTLEEAKSINLSLSALGKCINALAENSAHVPVRDSKLTRLLRDSFGGTARTSLVITIGPSPRHRGETASTIMFGQRAMKVENMLKIKEEFDYKSLSRRLEMQLDKQIAEHERQQKGFKDDIERIAQEAQVRITEAEKGYAEALERERLQYQNDYMDAIRKLEEQWAANKQKHENEKAKSSVLSASMEVAELKKLFEKETISRKAAEEEIDNLKNQLAQWKRSEAAGNSEILKLRKMLEDEKCQKAKLEEEIAVLQSQLLQLSFEADETRRNLDRGETEKLPGTLDSPIPPFMHQHLGDSGVGEKASMAKLFEQVGLQKILSLLESEDADVQIHAVKVVANLAAEEANQERIVKAGGLKSLLTLLRSSNDETIHRVAAGAIANLAMNETNQELIMSQGGISLLSVTAAKAEDPQTLRMVAGAIANLCGNEKLQPKLRGEGGVKALQGMVRSRHPDVLAQVARGIANFAKCESRAYTQGSKTGKSLLIEDGTLPWIVQNANNEASPIRRHIELALCHLAQHEVNAKDMIKGGALWELVRISRDCSRDDIRTLAYRTLTSSPSFQAELKRLRIDYGRSSEAPELNWSMPPVKHGRVFVV; this is encoded by the exons TTTCAGGACGTGTTAGAGTTGCAGTAAGACTTCGTCCTCGAAATGCAGAGGAGATGGTGTCTGATGCTGATTTTGCTGATTGTGTGGAGTTGCAGCCTGAG CTCAAAAGGCTTAAACTTCGAAGGAATAACTGGGATTCAGACACCTATGAATTCGATGAAGTGCTTACAGAATTTGCTTCACAAAAGCGTGTTTACGAAGTAGTGGCCAAACCTGTGGTTGAG AGTGTTCTGGATGGTTATAATGGAACAGTCATGGCATACGGGCAGACTGGGACAGGAAAAACCTACACTCTTGGACGACTCGGTGAAGAGGACACTGCTGATCGAGGGATTATGGTTCGTGCAATGGAGGATATTCTTTCCGAAATAACACCAGAGAAAGATTCTATCTCTGTATCTTATTTTCAG CTTTATATGGAGAGTATTCAGGATCTCCTAGACCCAGTGAACGACAACATATCAATTGTTGAAGATCCCAAAACTGGAGATGTTTCATTACCTGGGGCTACTACAGTGGATATCAGAGACCAGAAGAGTTTCCTTGAACTCCTTCGCGTGGGTGAAGCTCATCGTTTTGCTGCTAACACTAAATTAAACACAGAATCTTCACGAAGCCATGCTATGCTGATG GTACATGTTGAAAGGTCTGTCAAGGGAAGAGATTCTGTTATTTCATCTGAAAACGGGACTACTTCTCACACAGCGAAAGCATTCAAGCCACCTGTTGTGAGGAAAAGCAAACTAGTTGTTGTGGATCTTGCTGGTTCAGAGCGCATCGACAAATCAG GAAGTGAAGCACATACGCTGGAGGAAGCTAAGTCCATTAATCTCTCCTTGAGTGCATTAGGAAAATGTATCAATGCGTTAGCAGAGAATAGTGCTCATGTTCCAGTTCGTGACTCAAAGCTCACAAGGTTGCTTCGAGATTCATTTGGAG GTACAGCAAGAACTTCATTGGTTATCACGATAGGTCCATCTCCGCGTCATCGAGGAGAGACGGCAAGCACCATAATGTTTGGACAGAGG GCTATGAAGGTGGAGAATATGTTGAAGATTAAGGAAGAGTTTGACTACAAAAGTTTGTCCAGAAGGCTTGAAATGCAGCTAGACAAACAAATTGCAGAACATGAAAGGCAGCAGAAAGGATTTAAGGATGATATTGAGAGGATTGCCCAAGAAGCTCAGGTTCGAATTACTGAAGCTGAAAAAGGTTATGCAGAAGCACTGGAG AGGGAAAGGTTGCAGTACCAGAATGATTATATGGATGCAATAAGAAAGCTAGAGGAGCAATGGGCAGCAAATAAACAAAAGCATGAAAATGAAAAGGCCAAG TCATCAGTGCTCTCTGCTTCTATGGAAGTTGCCGAGCTTAAAAAGTTGTTTGAAAAAGAAACTATTTCAAGGAAAGCTGCAGAAGAGGAAATTGACAATCTTAAAAATCAACTAGCACAATGGAAAAGGTCAGAG GCTGCTGGAAATTCTGAGATTTTAAAGCTGCGGAAAATGCTAGAAGATGAAAAATGTCAGAAAgcaaagcttgaagaagaaattgCAGTACTACAAAGTCAGCTGTTGCAATTAAGTTTTGAAGCTGATGAg ACTAGGAGGAATCTTGATAGAGGAGAGACTGAAAAGCTGCCAGGTACTCTAGATTCTCCAATTCCTCCATTTATGCATCAGCACCTAGGAGATTCAGGAGTTGGAGAGAAGGCCTCAATGGCAAAACTGTTTGAACAAG TGGGCCTCCAAAAGATattgtcattacttgaatcagAAGATGCCGATGTGCAGATTCATGCTGTGAAAGTTGTAGCGAACCTGGCGGCCGAAG AGGCAAACCAGGAGAGAATTGTAAAAGCTGGCGGTCTTAAATCTCTGTTAACTCTTCTTAGAAGCTCCAATGATGAGACGATTCACAGAGTTGCGGCTGGTGCAATTGCAAATCTTGCTATGAACG AGACAAATCAGGAGCTCATCATGTCTCAAGGAGGCATTAGTTTGTTATCAGTCACAGCAGCCAAAGCCGAAGATCCTCAAACCCTTCGCATGGTTGCCGGGGCCATTGCTAACCTCTGTGGAAATG AAAAGTTACAACCAAAGCTACGAGGGGAAGGTGGAGTTAAGGCGCTACAAGGGATGGTCAGATCCCGACATCCTGATGTTCTGGCTCAAGTTGCTCGTGGAATTGCcaattttgcaaaatgtgaatcAAGAGCATACACTCAAG GAAGCAAGACAGGAAAGTCTCTCCTTATTGAAGATGGAACCCTTCCATGGATTGTACAGAATGCTAATAATGAGGCGTCTCCAATAAGGCGTCATATTGAGCTGGCACTATGCCATTTAGCACAACATG AAGTAAATGCAAAGGATATGATCAAGGGAGGTGCCTTGTGGGAGCTTGTTCGTATATCCAGAGATTGTTCACGAGATGACATAAGGACTCTTGCATATCGCACTCTAACCTCCAGCCCAAGTTTCCAGGCAGAGTTGAAACGCCTGAGGATAGATTATG GGCGAAGTTCAGAGGCTCCGGAGCTCAATTGGTCGATGCCGCCCGTCAAACACGGCCGCGTATTTGTG GTGTGA
- the LOC107027988 gene encoding AT-hook motif nuclear-localized protein 24 encodes MDQMNHSLPPPFHTRDFNLHQFHQNSEDEQSGTSGLNMSGQKRDRDDNNNNNNNNENSNGGESKDGLGNSGEGEMSRRPRGRPSGSKNKPKPPIIITRDSANALRTHVMEIADGCDIMESISNFARRRQRGVCIMSGTGIVTNVNLRQPASPGAIVTLHGRFEILSLAGSFLPPPAPPAASGLTIYLAGGQGQVVGGSVVGALMASGPVVIMSASFSNAAYERLPLEEDDQNHPLPIVPGGGSLGSPPGNIGGQQQQQQMMADPSLFHGMPPNLLNSIQLPSEPYWATGRPPF; translated from the exons ATGGATCAAATGAACCATTCACTCCCTCCTCCTTTCCACACTAGAGACTTCAACTTACATCAATTCCATCAAAACTCAGAAGATGAACAAAGTGGGACAAGTGGTCTCAACATGTCCGGTCAGAAGAGAGATCGCGAtgacaataacaacaacaacaacaataatgaaaATTCAAACGGTGGAGAATCGAAAGATGGATTAG GAAATTCAGGAGAAGGAGAGATGAGTAGAAGACCTAGAGGAAGACCATCCGGATCCAAGAACAAACCTAAACCCCCAATTATCATAACTAGAGATAGTGCAAATGCTCTTAGAACTCATGTTATGGAAATTGCTGATGGTTGTGATATTATGGAAAGTATATCAAATTTTGCAAGGAGAAGACAAAGAGGGGTTTGTATTATGAGTGGAACTGGTATTGTTACTAATGTTAATTTAAGACAACCAGCTTCACCAGGTGCAATTGTAACATTACATGGTAGATTTGAGATATTATCCTTAGCCGGATCGTTTTTACCACCACCAGCACCACCAGCAGCGTCAGGGTTGACTATCTATTTAGCAGGCGGACAAGGACAAGTTGTTGGTGGTAGTGTTGTAGGTGCACTTATGGCATCTGGACCAGTTGTCATTATGTCCGCGTCTTTCAGTAATGCGGCTTATGAAAGACTTCCTTTGGAAGAGGACGATCAAAATCATCCTCTTCCAATCGTTCCAGGAGGAGGATCACTGGGATCCCCTCCTGGAAATATCGGaggacaacaacaacaacaacaaatgatGGCGGACCCATCTTTATTTCATGGGATGCCACCTAATCTTCTAAACTCTATTCAGTTGCCTTCCGAACCCTATTGGGCAACCGGAAGACCTCCATTCTAA
- the LOC107028654 gene encoding kinesin-like protein KIN-UB isoform X1, whose translation MSMAYRNGTLPKGALKVDRPLSMNSSTKSSASFKSKTVGHTPVTGPRRKSTGSVGNSAANTKDSTSVSGRVRVAVRLRPRNAEEMVSDADFADCVELQPELKRLKLRRNNWDSDTYEFDEVLTEFASQKRVYEVVAKPVVESVLDGYNGTVMAYGQTGTGKTYTLGRLGEEDTADRGIMVRAMEDILSEITPEKDSISVSYFQLYMESIQDLLDPVNDNISIVEDPKTGDVSLPGATTVDIRDQKSFLELLRVGEAHRFAANTKLNTESSRSHAMLMVHVERSVKGRDSVISSENGTTSHTAKAFKPPVVRKSKLVVVDLAGSERIDKSGSEAHTLEEAKSINLSLSALGKCINALAENSAHVPVRDSKLTRLLRDSFGGTARTSLVITIGPSPRHRGETASTIMFGQRAMKVENMLKIKEEFDYKSLSRRLEMQLDKQIAEHERQQKGFKDDIERIAQEAQVRITEAEKGYAEALERERLQYQNDYMDAIRKLEEQWAANKQKHENEKAKSSVLSASMEVAELKKLFEKETISRKAAEEEIDNLKNQLAQWKRSEAAGNSEILKLRKMLEDEKCQKAKLEEEIAVLQSQLLQLSFEADETRRNLDRGETEKLPGTLDSPIPPFMHQHLGDSGVGEKASMAKLFEQVGLQKILSLLESEDADVQIHAVKVVANLAAEEANQERIVKAGGLKSLLTLLRSSNDETIHRVAAGAIANLAMNETNQELIMSQGGISLLSVTAAKAEDPQTLRMVAGAIANLCGNEKLQPKLRGEGGVKALQGMVRSRHPDVLAQVARGIANFAKCESRAYTQGSKTGKSLLIEDGTLPWIVQNANNEASPIRRHIELALCHLAQHEVNAKDMIKGGALWELVRISRDCSRDDIRTLAYRTLTSSPSFQAELKRLRIDYGRSSEAPELNWSMPPVKHGRVFVVVFVLALHLAKDLYALLKKPFSH comes from the exons TTTCAGGACGTGTTAGAGTTGCAGTAAGACTTCGTCCTCGAAATGCAGAGGAGATGGTGTCTGATGCTGATTTTGCTGATTGTGTGGAGTTGCAGCCTGAG CTCAAAAGGCTTAAACTTCGAAGGAATAACTGGGATTCAGACACCTATGAATTCGATGAAGTGCTTACAGAATTTGCTTCACAAAAGCGTGTTTACGAAGTAGTGGCCAAACCTGTGGTTGAG AGTGTTCTGGATGGTTATAATGGAACAGTCATGGCATACGGGCAGACTGGGACAGGAAAAACCTACACTCTTGGACGACTCGGTGAAGAGGACACTGCTGATCGAGGGATTATGGTTCGTGCAATGGAGGATATTCTTTCCGAAATAACACCAGAGAAAGATTCTATCTCTGTATCTTATTTTCAG CTTTATATGGAGAGTATTCAGGATCTCCTAGACCCAGTGAACGACAACATATCAATTGTTGAAGATCCCAAAACTGGAGATGTTTCATTACCTGGGGCTACTACAGTGGATATCAGAGACCAGAAGAGTTTCCTTGAACTCCTTCGCGTGGGTGAAGCTCATCGTTTTGCTGCTAACACTAAATTAAACACAGAATCTTCACGAAGCCATGCTATGCTGATG GTACATGTTGAAAGGTCTGTCAAGGGAAGAGATTCTGTTATTTCATCTGAAAACGGGACTACTTCTCACACAGCGAAAGCATTCAAGCCACCTGTTGTGAGGAAAAGCAAACTAGTTGTTGTGGATCTTGCTGGTTCAGAGCGCATCGACAAATCAG GAAGTGAAGCACATACGCTGGAGGAAGCTAAGTCCATTAATCTCTCCTTGAGTGCATTAGGAAAATGTATCAATGCGTTAGCAGAGAATAGTGCTCATGTTCCAGTTCGTGACTCAAAGCTCACAAGGTTGCTTCGAGATTCATTTGGAG GTACAGCAAGAACTTCATTGGTTATCACGATAGGTCCATCTCCGCGTCATCGAGGAGAGACGGCAAGCACCATAATGTTTGGACAGAGG GCTATGAAGGTGGAGAATATGTTGAAGATTAAGGAAGAGTTTGACTACAAAAGTTTGTCCAGAAGGCTTGAAATGCAGCTAGACAAACAAATTGCAGAACATGAAAGGCAGCAGAAAGGATTTAAGGATGATATTGAGAGGATTGCCCAAGAAGCTCAGGTTCGAATTACTGAAGCTGAAAAAGGTTATGCAGAAGCACTGGAG AGGGAAAGGTTGCAGTACCAGAATGATTATATGGATGCAATAAGAAAGCTAGAGGAGCAATGGGCAGCAAATAAACAAAAGCATGAAAATGAAAAGGCCAAG TCATCAGTGCTCTCTGCTTCTATGGAAGTTGCCGAGCTTAAAAAGTTGTTTGAAAAAGAAACTATTTCAAGGAAAGCTGCAGAAGAGGAAATTGACAATCTTAAAAATCAACTAGCACAATGGAAAAGGTCAGAG GCTGCTGGAAATTCTGAGATTTTAAAGCTGCGGAAAATGCTAGAAGATGAAAAATGTCAGAAAgcaaagcttgaagaagaaattgCAGTACTACAAAGTCAGCTGTTGCAATTAAGTTTTGAAGCTGATGAg ACTAGGAGGAATCTTGATAGAGGAGAGACTGAAAAGCTGCCAGGTACTCTAGATTCTCCAATTCCTCCATTTATGCATCAGCACCTAGGAGATTCAGGAGTTGGAGAGAAGGCCTCAATGGCAAAACTGTTTGAACAAG TGGGCCTCCAAAAGATattgtcattacttgaatcagAAGATGCCGATGTGCAGATTCATGCTGTGAAAGTTGTAGCGAACCTGGCGGCCGAAG AGGCAAACCAGGAGAGAATTGTAAAAGCTGGCGGTCTTAAATCTCTGTTAACTCTTCTTAGAAGCTCCAATGATGAGACGATTCACAGAGTTGCGGCTGGTGCAATTGCAAATCTTGCTATGAACG AGACAAATCAGGAGCTCATCATGTCTCAAGGAGGCATTAGTTTGTTATCAGTCACAGCAGCCAAAGCCGAAGATCCTCAAACCCTTCGCATGGTTGCCGGGGCCATTGCTAACCTCTGTGGAAATG AAAAGTTACAACCAAAGCTACGAGGGGAAGGTGGAGTTAAGGCGCTACAAGGGATGGTCAGATCCCGACATCCTGATGTTCTGGCTCAAGTTGCTCGTGGAATTGCcaattttgcaaaatgtgaatcAAGAGCATACACTCAAG GAAGCAAGACAGGAAAGTCTCTCCTTATTGAAGATGGAACCCTTCCATGGATTGTACAGAATGCTAATAATGAGGCGTCTCCAATAAGGCGTCATATTGAGCTGGCACTATGCCATTTAGCACAACATG AAGTAAATGCAAAGGATATGATCAAGGGAGGTGCCTTGTGGGAGCTTGTTCGTATATCCAGAGATTGTTCACGAGATGACATAAGGACTCTTGCATATCGCACTCTAACCTCCAGCCCAAGTTTCCAGGCAGAGTTGAAACGCCTGAGGATAGATTATG GGCGAAGTTCAGAGGCTCCGGAGCTCAATTGGTCGATGCCGCCCGTCAAACACGGCCGCGTATTTGTG GTAGTGTTTGTCCTAGCTCTCCATTTGGCAAAAGACTTGTATGCATTGCTCAAAAAACCGTTTAGTCACTGA